One part of the Bifidobacteriaceae bacterium genome encodes these proteins:
- a CDS encoding glycosyltransferase family 2 protein has product MSGPLSPLEPVAAAQRVAVVIPAKNESGRIAATVTSAKTIPRVDLVLVVDDGSQDQTRRKAQDAGAVVVRHSHNRGKAAAMETGAAIVAMRDVEGDPPRLLLFLDADLGDTAAGAAPLIRPVADGEVDFTVAVLPPQVGAAGFGAVVRLARKGIAKATGFTARAPLSGQRCLTREAYEEATPLAHGWGVETAMTIDLLRKGFSVEEVECDLRHRPSGRTVRGAGHRAAQYRDVMLALAARGVKIAFWSAGHGLKRMTRRGRPPVRPPGHEEAADSR; this is encoded by the coding sequence GTGAGCGGACCGTTGTCCCCCCTTGAACCAGTCGCCGCAGCGCAGCGAGTCGCTGTCGTCATCCCCGCCAAGAACGAGTCCGGCCGCATCGCGGCGACGGTCACCAGCGCGAAGACCATTCCCAGAGTCGACTTGGTCCTGGTGGTGGACGACGGCTCGCAGGACCAGACCAGGCGCAAGGCCCAAGACGCCGGAGCCGTGGTGGTCAGGCATTCGCACAACCGGGGCAAGGCGGCCGCCATGGAGACGGGAGCGGCCATTGTCGCCATGCGGGACGTGGAGGGCGACCCGCCCCGGCTGCTCCTGTTCCTTGACGCGGACTTGGGCGACACGGCGGCGGGCGCGGCGCCCCTGATCCGGCCCGTGGCGGACGGCGAAGTCGACTTCACCGTCGCCGTGCTGCCCCCGCAGGTCGGGGCGGCGGGATTCGGCGCGGTGGTCCGACTGGCCCGCAAAGGCATTGCCAAGGCGACCGGCTTCACCGCCCGCGCCCCGCTCAGCGGCCAACGCTGCCTGACACGGGAGGCCTATGAGGAGGCGACCCCGTTGGCGCACGGCTGGGGCGTTGAGACGGCCATGACGATCGACCTGCTCCGCAAGGGTTTCAGCGTCGAAGAGGTGGAGTGCGACCTGCGGCACCGCCCCTCGGGGCGCACGGTCCGCGGCGCCGGCCACCGAGCCGCCCAATACCGGGACGTGATGCTGGCGCTGGCTGCCCGCGGGGTCAAGATCGCGTTCTGGTCGGCGGGGCATGGCCTCAAGCGGATGACCCGCCGGGGGCGTCCGCCCGTGCGTCCGCCCGGCCACGAGGAGGCTGCGGACTCGCGCTAG
- a CDS encoding DUF5926 family protein, with translation MAKNPTTYVARPLAGLPLEAELVAMREILPAAVATATLAESQGGGPVHFVTLAPGMARGYKRADGVPVVALQPSHPSDDVAQDLGNALVAALAAEPKTAAKPAPLGDPGPRLPDLLDPAGPVSFELKDSFEYWTELDPEDKTLADTAVRLAEEITPTEAVGEVAGAYWAQLNGREYLRWSLGLEEEQLLDALARLQAKREAGVIDGAKYTGAFRTMGVVIPVWELPRGVKAAELAEPLAQFKERLDQAVAADQPLDAAERRSRAGLVARFLTLR, from the coding sequence ATGGCGAAAAACCCGACGACTTACGTTGCCCGCCCTTTGGCCGGCTTGCCGCTCGAAGCCGAACTGGTGGCCATGCGGGAGATCCTGCCCGCCGCTGTGGCCACCGCCACGTTGGCCGAATCCCAGGGGGGCGGACCGGTCCACTTCGTCACCCTGGCGCCCGGCATGGCGCGCGGGTACAAGCGGGCGGACGGCGTCCCGGTGGTGGCGCTGCAGCCGTCGCATCCCTCCGACGACGTGGCCCAGGACCTTGGCAACGCGTTAGTCGCGGCGCTCGCGGCGGAGCCGAAGACGGCCGCCAAACCCGCGCCGTTGGGCGACCCGGGTCCGCGGCTGCCGGACCTGCTGGACCCGGCCGGACCGGTCAGCTTCGAGTTGAAAGACTCATTCGAGTACTGGACCGAACTCGACCCGGAGGACAAGACCCTGGCCGACACGGCCGTCCGGCTCGCGGAGGAGATCACTCCGACCGAGGCGGTCGGCGAAGTCGCGGGCGCCTACTGGGCGCAGCTCAACGGCCGCGAGTATTTGCGCTGGTCGCTGGGGCTCGAAGAGGAGCAACTGCTGGACGCCCTGGCGAGGCTCCAAGCCAAACGGGAGGCGGGCGTGATCGACGGCGCCAAGTACACCGGCGCTTTCAGGACAATGGGCGTGGTCATCCCCGTGTGGGAGTTGCCGCGCGGCGTCAAGGCCGCAGAGTTGGCCGAGCCGTTGGCCCAGTTCAAAGAACGCCTCGATCAGGCGGTCGCGGCCGACCAGCCCCTCGACGCGGCCGAGCGCCGGTCCCGCGCCGGACTGGTGGCGCGGTTCCTGACTCTGCGCTGA
- a CDS encoding PadR family transcriptional regulator → MRNRSRVLELAILGLLHSAPMHGYQLRKRLNEMLGLLRPFSYGSLYPCLKGLAAKGLINSSDEDSDASAVGASRRGRIVYQLTQAGAAQLESLLGEAGPASWEDENFDVRFALFAQTDVDTRLRILEGRRARMAERLDGITTAIKRGRPADSYTNELQRHTLEQVEREVRWLEDLIDQERGARRAQTRVFSSADAAVTVGIGPTASDKPTKKEH, encoded by the coding sequence GTGCGCAACCGGTCGCGAGTTCTGGAACTCGCCATCCTGGGCTTGCTGCATTCCGCGCCGATGCACGGCTACCAACTGCGGAAGCGCCTCAACGAGATGCTTGGGCTGCTGCGCCCCTTCTCCTACGGGAGCCTCTATCCGTGCCTCAAGGGGCTGGCCGCGAAAGGACTGATCAACTCCTCGGATGAGGACTCGGACGCCTCCGCTGTCGGAGCCTCGCGGCGCGGGCGGATCGTTTATCAGCTAACCCAGGCGGGCGCGGCGCAACTGGAGTCGCTCCTGGGGGAAGCCGGTCCCGCCTCCTGGGAGGACGAGAACTTCGACGTCCGCTTCGCTCTGTTCGCCCAGACCGACGTGGACACCAGGCTCCGAATTCTAGAGGGCCGCCGCGCGCGGATGGCGGAACGCCTTGACGGCATCACCACCGCCATCAAGCGGGGAAGGCCAGCCGACTCGTACACCAACGAGTTGCAGCGCCACACGCTTGAGCAGGTCGAACGCGAGGTGCGCTGGCTCGAGGACCTGATTGACCAGGAGCGCGGCGCCCGTCGCGCCCAGACCCGCGTTTTTTCATCCGCCGATGCCGCCGTGACTGTCGGCATTGGCCCCACCGCTAGTGACAAACCAACAAAGAAGGAGCACTAA
- a CDS encoding DEAD/DEAH box helicase family protein: MTAATKTSPAGASNRSSKAEAPAGASANHTNQPPGSNASPQPSRQRASTEPSAAALVSRWRWPGRPRARAGSRHFRVLRLLDQAGWEPDQVQREYQLRPAVVAPSVSRRQHHGSREDQVAYVLNARPGTPTAVIATVGSQHSPTTGLPRAIRQATKLDAPLAYATNGKVVVEHFIASGQTRQVEELASPLRAWRSYLRLHHLRRAGAQMVAQPLDTAILSASGQPVELRYYQTAAVNRALGAISRDQRRILLQLASGTGTTVTAVALMAKFADYQSQTRPGRPCGLLYLDDRPLAGQPQETLEAVRRLAGATGADLTVGSLGDSFDQLDPSAIDLVVVNLAHGGQAADPATWTSVLQRFSDAYQVGIVGVAGPQAQPVYQYFGRPVYRYTAEQARSDNYLTALPAGAPDPADSGPDELDLAAIFAGAGGLPAGANACPAGGPSGGASAQRAHGSGASAHRDARVRGAAQGNAAQATAAQGTLRAGPPNAAGRGPNRQVRRPEDPVKVAVQIRRSVEYANLAAGQDALAAELVALLQLADRPGPVGRAAAQRADQLAELEILAELEDQVGGEQAILRHIALLKQLLANS, encoded by the coding sequence ATGACAGCTGCGACCAAGACCAGCCCAGCCGGGGCCTCCAACCGGTCGAGCAAGGCCGAAGCGCCGGCAGGTGCTTCGGCGAATCATACGAACCAACCGCCCGGATCAAACGCGTCGCCCCAGCCCTCGCGTCAGCGAGCCTCAACCGAGCCTTCCGCAGCCGCGCTGGTTTCACGCTGGCGTTGGCCCGGCCGGCCGCGCGCCCGCGCCGGATCCCGCCATTTCCGCGTCCTTCGGCTCCTTGACCAGGCCGGTTGGGAGCCGGATCAGGTCCAGCGCGAATATCAGCTCAGGCCGGCCGTCGTGGCCCCGTCCGTGTCGCGGCGCCAGCACCACGGTTCGCGCGAGGACCAAGTCGCCTATGTGCTGAACGCCCGCCCTGGCACGCCCACCGCCGTGATCGCGACAGTCGGGTCCCAGCACAGCCCCACAACGGGGCTGCCGCGCGCCATCCGGCAGGCCACGAAGCTCGACGCGCCCTTGGCCTACGCCACCAACGGCAAAGTCGTCGTGGAGCATTTCATCGCCTCGGGCCAGACCCGCCAGGTCGAGGAGTTGGCGTCGCCGCTCCGCGCGTGGCGTTCCTACCTGCGGCTGCACCATCTGCGCCGGGCGGGGGCCCAAATGGTGGCGCAGCCTCTTGACACCGCGATCCTGTCCGCCTCCGGCCAGCCCGTCGAGCTTCGCTACTACCAGACCGCGGCCGTCAACCGCGCGCTGGGCGCGATCAGCCGGGATCAGCGCAGGATTCTGCTCCAGCTGGCGAGCGGGACGGGAACCACTGTGACGGCCGTCGCGCTGATGGCGAAGTTCGCGGACTATCAGTCGCAGACGCGGCCCGGTCGGCCTTGCGGCCTGCTGTACCTGGACGACCGCCCGTTGGCAGGCCAGCCGCAGGAGACTTTGGAGGCGGTGCGGCGATTAGCCGGCGCGACCGGGGCCGACCTGACCGTCGGCTCATTGGGCGACTCCTTTGACCAGCTTGATCCGTCCGCGATCGACTTGGTGGTTGTGAACCTGGCCCACGGCGGGCAGGCCGCCGACCCGGCCACGTGGACAAGCGTGCTCCAGCGCTTTTCGGACGCCTATCAGGTCGGCATAGTCGGGGTGGCCGGGCCGCAGGCCCAGCCCGTCTACCAGTACTTCGGGCGACCCGTCTACCGTTACACCGCCGAACAGGCCCGGTCCGACAACTATTTGACCGCACTCCCCGCAGGCGCGCCGGACCCGGCCGACTCCGGACCAGACGAACTCGACTTGGCGGCGATCTTCGCGGGGGCCGGCGGCCTCCCGGCGGGCGCCAACGCCTGCCCGGCGGGCGGCCCGTCTGGCGGGGCGTCCGCGCAACGCGCACACGGTTCGGGCGCTTCGGCGCATCGAGACGCCAGGGTGCGGGGCGCTGCCCAAGGCAACGCTGCCCAAGCCACCGCCGCCCAGGGGACGCTTCGGGCGGGTCCGCCAAACGCCGCCGGGCGCGGGCCGAACCGCCAGGTCCGGCGGCCGGAGGATCCGGTGAAAGTGGCCGTGCAAATCCGCCGCTCCGTGGAATACGCCAATCTGGCGGCGGGCCAGGACGCTCTGGCGGCCGAGTTGGTCGCCCTGCTGCAATTGGCCGACCGCCCCGGTCCCGTCGGCCGGGCCGCCGCCCAGCGCGCGGACCAGTTGGCCGAACTGGAGATCCTGGCCGAACTGGAAGACCAAGTGGGCGGCGAACAGGCCATCCTGCGCCACATCGCCCTGTTGAAACAACTGCTGGCCAACTCCTGA
- a CDS encoding DsbA family protein: MADNKKAGKGQAAQRNRDAARARAEAERLKAAQAAKERRTKLIAIIAGVVVVMVVAVAVVLVLRQASKSSFDEIGARPPGAIEAGSIVIGQDLVPGGQPAEGKEVVVVRIYSDYICPACGSLERRLSGKLEELAASGKIKLEVQPVVFLDYQSQGSEYSTRATNAAMTVAKYAPESFLAFHAKLFETGTQPSEGTEGLTDEQLVEVAQGVGVPEDVTAKFADREFAAWLEYTTQQAVSDGVGGTPSMWIGKSDGKLTQVKNANAVNLDDAIARVLAGDSPD; the protein is encoded by the coding sequence ATGGCAGATAACAAGAAGGCGGGCAAAGGCCAGGCGGCCCAGCGGAACCGCGACGCCGCTCGCGCGCGGGCAGAGGCCGAACGGCTGAAAGCGGCCCAAGCCGCCAAGGAGAGGCGCACCAAGCTGATCGCCATCATTGCGGGCGTGGTGGTCGTCATGGTGGTCGCAGTCGCGGTTGTCCTTGTGCTCCGGCAGGCCAGCAAATCGAGCTTTGACGAAATCGGGGCGCGCCCGCCCGGGGCGATCGAGGCCGGATCGATCGTGATAGGGCAGGATCTGGTCCCTGGGGGCCAGCCGGCTGAAGGTAAAGAGGTCGTCGTGGTGCGGATCTATTCCGACTACATTTGCCCGGCCTGCGGGTCCTTGGAGAGACGGCTGAGCGGAAAGCTGGAGGAACTGGCGGCGTCCGGCAAGATCAAGCTTGAGGTCCAGCCCGTGGTGTTCCTGGACTACCAATCGCAAGGCTCCGAGTATTCGACCCGTGCCACCAACGCCGCCATGACCGTGGCCAAGTACGCGCCGGAGAGCTTCTTGGCGTTCCACGCCAAGCTGTTCGAAACCGGCACCCAGCCGTCCGAAGGCACCGAGGGTCTGACCGACGAGCAACTGGTCGAAGTGGCCCAAGGGGTTGGCGTCCCCGAAGACGTCACCGCCAAGTTTGCGGACAGGGAGTTCGCGGCCTGGCTTGAGTACACCACGCAGCAGGCTGTATCTGACGGCGTGGGAGGCACGCCGTCCATGTGGATCGGCAAGTCGGACGGCAAGCTGACCCAAGTCAAGAACGCCAACGCGGTCAACCTGGATGACGCGATCGCACGGGTCCTGGCTGGCGACAGCCCGGACTGA
- a CDS encoding thioredoxin domain-containing protein, whose translation MSDKKPQGAAKRPAGPAKGLTIEELMRQRARQTRQRALVIGAVVLVLVAVAVAVAVIMTRPSSAPPGQPPTGASGTQQATGDADATQPPGAQASGGILIGQDLVPGGPAPAADQAVTVEVISDFVCPWCGLLEQAHGQALAAKAQAGEIRLIIHPVNNSNLSALNDNYSWRAMLAVDTVAALEPDKFWAFHEALWENQPEESQTSGDLTDEAIADLAAGAGVSQATIDRLTASPVEEWGRWSSDQGLTLAGGTPTVLMHFAGSQPEVWNNWLLEATNEAGESGYVPGDLDKAIANVKDGKKPDAE comes from the coding sequence ATGAGCGACAAGAAGCCCCAGGGCGCGGCAAAGCGGCCGGCTGGGCCGGCCAAAGGCCTGACCATCGAAGAGCTGATGCGGCAGCGGGCGCGGCAGACCCGGCAACGGGCACTGGTGATCGGCGCGGTGGTGCTGGTCCTGGTGGCCGTAGCCGTGGCCGTGGCCGTGATCATGACCCGGCCGTCTTCCGCTCCGCCGGGGCAGCCGCCGACCGGCGCCAGCGGGACGCAGCAGGCGACGGGCGACGCGGACGCGACCCAACCGCCGGGGGCCCAGGCGTCCGGCGGCATCCTGATTGGGCAAGACCTGGTGCCGGGAGGCCCGGCCCCGGCGGCTGACCAGGCCGTGACGGTCGAGGTGATCAGCGATTTCGTGTGTCCGTGGTGCGGGCTGTTGGAGCAGGCGCACGGCCAGGCGCTCGCGGCCAAGGCCCAGGCGGGCGAAATCCGCCTGATCATCCATCCGGTCAACAACTCCAACCTGTCGGCGCTGAACGACAACTACTCCTGGCGGGCCATGTTGGCGGTGGACACGGTAGCGGCCCTGGAGCCGGACAAGTTCTGGGCCTTCCATGAGGCGCTCTGGGAGAATCAGCCGGAAGAATCGCAAACCAGCGGCGACCTGACTGACGAGGCGATCGCGGATTTGGCCGCGGGCGCGGGCGTCAGCCAGGCCACAATCGACCGGTTGACCGCGTCGCCTGTGGAGGAGTGGGGGCGTTGGTCGTCAGACCAAGGCTTGACTCTGGCCGGGGGAACCCCAACGGTGCTGATGCACTTCGCCGGCTCCCAACCGGAGGTTTGGAACAATTGGCTGCTGGAGGCCACCAACGAAGCGGGCGAGTCGGGCTATGTGCCCGGCGACTTGGACAAGGCCATCGCCAACGTCAAGGACGGCAAGAAGCCAGACGCCGAGTAA
- a CDS encoding ATP-binding protein: protein MTAPDTSKMIDAGAEKRFFIEMLTKDIELLPAIVDLVDNSVDGARSLHPDGDLSGQWVRIAFDDAGVKISDNSGGISSDIARHYAFRFGRSKDFAGVKRSVGQFGVGMKRAIFKLGRAFRVESVYRDHGGTGHDSSFDLCVDVEEWAARGDDWTFEFSRVDDGIHLPDNVEAGTTISVTSLHPSVQDDLDDPTVMRALRAELRVRHQESIQSGLQIYVNDGQPLVASRPSLQASEVVKPVVKSFQVDARNGELVDVKLYAGTVAPPQRGKDAEAEDDGRAESFQDPGDAGWYLFCNDRLLLAADRTQLTGWGNPGAAYHPQYRLFRGFVYLSADDARLLPWNTTKTAVDRDSHVFRQVQSEMKTALVAVQSVINQAKAVRARVQGGDPKPALLDALDRAPDQPISELSTSPRMVTPPPPPPKPKDPPTSRIQRIQYQVDSDRYAEVAAALGATSGSEVGRLTFDYFYDQEVG, encoded by the coding sequence TGACCAAAGACATTGAGTTGCTACCTGCCATCGTTGACCTCGTAGACAACAGCGTCGACGGCGCTAGGAGTCTGCACCCTGATGGCGACCTGTCCGGTCAGTGGGTTCGAATCGCATTCGACGACGCCGGCGTCAAGATTTCGGACAACTCGGGTGGTATCTCCAGTGACATCGCCAGGCACTACGCATTCCGCTTCGGTCGATCCAAGGACTTCGCGGGCGTCAAGCGGTCGGTCGGGCAGTTCGGCGTCGGCATGAAGCGAGCCATATTCAAACTTGGGCGTGCCTTTCGCGTCGAATCTGTATACCGTGATCACGGCGGCACTGGCCATGACTCCAGCTTCGATCTGTGCGTCGATGTCGAAGAGTGGGCCGCCCGTGGTGACGACTGGACATTCGAGTTCAGCCGCGTCGATGATGGCATTCACCTGCCGGACAATGTGGAAGCGGGCACGACTATTTCGGTTACGAGCCTCCATCCGAGCGTTCAAGATGACTTGGACGACCCAACGGTCATGCGGGCACTACGCGCTGAACTGCGCGTTCGGCACCAGGAATCAATCCAGAGCGGCCTCCAGATCTACGTCAATGATGGTCAGCCCCTGGTGGCTTCGCGGCCGTCGCTGCAAGCCTCCGAAGTAGTGAAACCAGTCGTCAAGAGTTTCCAAGTCGACGCAAGAAACGGTGAGCTAGTCGATGTCAAGCTCTACGCTGGCACTGTGGCACCGCCACAACGGGGAAAGGACGCAGAAGCTGAAGACGACGGCCGTGCGGAGAGTTTTCAAGATCCTGGAGACGCAGGATGGTATCTTTTCTGCAACGACCGATTGCTCTTGGCCGCAGATCGGACCCAACTCACCGGATGGGGCAACCCTGGAGCCGCCTACCATCCCCAATACCGACTGTTCCGGGGCTTCGTGTACCTCTCAGCAGATGACGCCCGTCTCCTTCCTTGGAACACGACCAAGACCGCCGTCGACCGCGATTCGCATGTGTTCCGCCAGGTGCAGTCCGAAATGAAGACGGCTCTCGTTGCTGTGCAATCCGTGATCAACCAAGCGAAGGCTGTCCGGGCGCGTGTACAAGGCGGTGACCCGAAGCCCGCACTGCTCGATGCCCTGGATAGGGCACCAGACCAGCCGATCAGCGAGCTTTCGACTTCGCCGCGCATGGTCACGCCGCCTCCACCGCCCCCCAAGCCAAAGGATCCGCCAACATCGAGGATCCAACGTATCCAATATCAGGTGGATTCTGATCGGTACGCAGAGGTCGCAGCGGCACTCGGAGCGACCAGCGGCTCAGAAGTAGGGCGGCTCACCTTCGACTACTTCTACGATCAAGAAGTCGGCTGA